Proteins from a single region of Desulfolutivibrio sulfoxidireducens:
- a CDS encoding glycosyltransferase yields MSILLFLAMGLELAGLLALYLLGRDHARGIPGPGPIPASLPRAAMIVPVTGDAPGVREAIGSLARQDYPGLVIVFATATDDDPAVPLAEERVREGEGRVFRVTAGLAERCGQKNRNLLGAVEFLRGRPNPPDIYLFCDSTHLARPDFAATLAAPLARGQAVLTSGFHRVIPLDFALGTLAMLVACLGLRMMQSIRALTQPWGGAMAMTRECFERYRVADLWAENIVDDCSMAALLRKKGVVCRPVAAATLDTPLAGMGLRRFGDWLTRQLLYLKFCFPGTWIAAIPAALFLCLAPVAAAVILAGGLAGAFSPAASLGAAAFLVGLFGLGLAFRGLSPRRVPLREWMAGYLATFLMVGWCFIRTLFTTIMVWRDIAYKVGPGGRVREVVRRG; encoded by the coding sequence GTGTCGATCCTGCTTTTTTTGGCCATGGGCCTGGAACTCGCGGGCCTTCTCGCGCTCTATCTGCTGGGCCGCGATCATGCGCGCGGCATTCCCGGCCCCGGGCCGATCCCGGCCAGCCTTCCCCGGGCGGCCATGATCGTGCCCGTGACCGGCGACGCCCCGGGCGTGCGCGAGGCGATAGGTTCCCTTGCGCGCCAGGACTATCCGGGCCTCGTGATTGTTTTCGCCACAGCCACGGACGACGACCCGGCCGTGCCCCTGGCGGAGGAACGCGTCCGGGAGGGCGAGGGCCGGGTCTTTCGGGTCACGGCCGGGCTGGCCGAGCGTTGCGGTCAGAAAAACCGCAACCTGCTGGGGGCTGTGGAGTTCCTTCGCGGCCGGCCGAATCCGCCGGACATCTATCTGTTTTGCGACAGCACCCACCTGGCCCGGCCGGATTTCGCGGCCACCCTGGCCGCGCCCCTGGCCCGGGGCCAGGCCGTCCTCACCAGCGGATTCCACCGGGTAATCCCTCTGGACTTCGCCCTGGGCACCCTGGCCATGCTGGTCGCCTGCCTGGGCCTGCGCATGATGCAGTCGATCCGGGCCCTGACCCAGCCCTGGGGCGGGGCCATGGCCATGACCCGGGAATGCTTCGAGCGCTACCGGGTGGCGGACCTGTGGGCCGAAAACATCGTGGACGACTGTTCCATGGCCGCGCTTTTGCGCAAAAAGGGCGTGGTCTGCCGGCCCGTGGCCGCCGCCACCCTGGATACCCCCCTGGCCGGGATGGGCCTGAGGCGCTTTGGCGACTGGTTGACCAGGCAACTCCTGTACCTGAAATTCTGCTTCCCCGGCACCTGGATCGCGGCCATTCCGGCGGCGCTGTTTCTTTGCCTGGCCCCGGTCGCGGCCGCCGTGATCCTGGCCGGGGGACTGGCCGGGGCGTTCTCCCCGGCCGCCAGCCTTGGCGCGGCCGCCTTTTTGGTCGGACTTTTCGGCCTGGGACTGGCGTTTCGGGGGCTTTCCCCGCGCCGCGTCCCGCTACGGGAATGGATGGCGGGCTATCTGGCCACCTTTCTCATGGTGGGCTGGTGTTTCATCCGCACCCTTTTCACCACCATCATGGTCTGGCGGGACATCGCCTACAAGGTCGGCCCCGGGGGCCGGGTGCGGGAGGTCGTTCGCCGGGGATGA
- a CDS encoding Hpt domain-containing protein, with amino-acid sequence MKDPAETARAYLLTELRFPEEELDEILALGRQALSRALGGLVSAVAGKDAGLVSERAHIVKGILRNMGLDGPAAIARRMETLIEAGSLADVRAALDALCAVLGDFARPAPADPGEDGFGMIVDNASIKA; translated from the coding sequence ATGAAGGATCCCGCCGAGACGGCCAGGGCCTATTTGCTGACCGAACTGCGGTTTCCGGAGGAGGAACTCGACGAGATCCTGGCCCTGGGGCGTCAGGCCCTGTCCCGTGCCCTGGGGGGGCTCGTTTCGGCCGTCGCCGGGAAGGACGCCGGGCTCGTGTCCGAGCGGGCCCATATCGTCAAGGGGATATTGCGCAACATGGGGCTTGACGGCCCGGCCGCGATCGCCAGGCGCATGGAGACCCTGATCGAGGCCGGTTCCCTGGCCGACGTCCGGGCGGCCCTGGATGCGTTGTGCGCCGTCCTGGGGGATTTCGCCCGTCCGGCGCCGGCCGATCCCGGCGAGGATGGTTTCGGGATGATCGTGGACAACGCATCCATCAAGGCGTAA
- a CDS encoding sigma-54-dependent transcriptional regulator gives MGNVLIIDDDHDIRDALTRVVKRLGHQANTAATLDEGRRLAEAGDVDVVFLDVRMPDGNGLDAIADIRMTASAPEVIVITGWGEADGAERAMRQGAWDYIEKPPSVRTMTAPLLRAMEYRRGGGAPQVSEFRFDGITGKNTRRITCLELAAKAAAGEVNVLLTGQTGTGKELFARAIHDNSPRAGRPFVVVDCAALPPTIVESVLFGNEKGAYTGADTSRDGLILQAHGGTLFLDEVGELPLSAQKAFLRVLQERRLRPVGGREEKACDFRLLAATNQDLEAMVRQGLFRQDLLFRLQGIGIDLPTLRELAEDVRLFAEHFLERSRLRRGMPRKALADDFVAALAAYPWPGNIREVCNTMEGVLALARDDEVLYPIHLPLHIRVHAARFRMGDGEASRQAANGEAGSTPSASATSRPPGSEFPGSGPGDNGEPMPSLKDFRDVGEARYLRTLLTRHAGNMRKLLSVSGLSRSRLYALLKKHGLSPERF, from the coding sequence TTGGGCAACGTTCTGATTATCGACGACGATCACGACATCCGCGACGCCCTGACCAGGGTGGTGAAACGCCTGGGGCATCAGGCCAATACCGCCGCCACCCTGGACGAGGGCCGGCGCCTGGCCGAGGCCGGGGATGTGGACGTGGTCTTTCTGGACGTGCGCATGCCCGACGGCAACGGCCTGGACGCCATCGCGGACATCAGGATGACCGCCTCGGCCCCCGAGGTCATCGTCATCACCGGATGGGGAGAGGCCGACGGCGCGGAACGGGCCATGCGCCAGGGCGCCTGGGACTACATCGAAAAACCGCCCTCGGTACGCACCATGACCGCCCCGCTTCTGCGGGCCATGGAATATCGCCGGGGGGGAGGCGCCCCCCAGGTCTCCGAGTTCCGGTTCGACGGCATCACCGGGAAGAACACCCGGCGCATCACCTGCCTGGAACTGGCGGCCAAGGCCGCCGCCGGCGAGGTCAACGTGCTGTTGACCGGCCAGACCGGCACGGGCAAGGAACTGTTCGCCCGGGCCATCCACGACAACTCCCCCAGGGCCGGGCGGCCCTTTGTGGTGGTGGACTGCGCGGCCCTGCCGCCGACCATCGTGGAGAGCGTGCTTTTTGGCAACGAGAAGGGGGCCTACACCGGGGCGGATACCAGCCGTGACGGACTTATCCTGCAGGCCCACGGGGGGACGCTTTTTCTGGACGAGGTGGGGGAACTCCCCCTGTCGGCCCAAAAGGCCTTTTTACGGGTTCTTCAGGAGCGGCGGCTGCGTCCTGTGGGCGGCCGCGAGGAAAAGGCGTGCGACTTCAGGCTGCTGGCCGCCACCAACCAGGACCTGGAGGCCATGGTCCGCCAGGGGCTTTTCCGCCAGGACCTCCTGTTCCGGCTCCAGGGCATCGGCATCGATCTGCCCACGCTGCGCGAACTGGCCGAAGATGTGCGGCTTTTCGCCGAACATTTCCTGGAGCGGTCCAGGCTGCGCCGGGGAATGCCCCGAAAGGCCCTGGCCGACGATTTCGTGGCCGCGCTCGCGGCCTACCCCTGGCCGGGAAACATCCGCGAGGTGTGCAATACCATGGAGGGCGTGCTGGCCTTGGCCAGGGACGACGAGGTGCTCTATCCGATCCACCTGCCGCTGCACATCCGGGTCCATGCCGCCCGGTTCAGGATGGGGGACGGCGAGGCCTCGCGGCAGGCGGCAAACGGCGAGGCCGGCTCAACCCCGTCCGCGTCCGCGACGTCCCGCCCGCCGGGGTCGGAATTCCCGGGGTCGGGACCTGGGGACAACGGCGAGCCCATGCCCTCCCTCAAGGATTTTCGCGACGTCGGCGAGGCGCGGTATCTGCGTACCCTCCTGACCCGCCATGCCGGCAACATGCGCAAGCTGTTGTCCGTCTCGGGCCTGTCCCGCTCGCGCCTTTACGCCCTTCTCAAAAAGCACGGCCTGTCCCCTGAGCGGTTCTGA
- a CDS encoding radical SAM protein yields the protein MSKRSSVALGTILKQSVKIARHPWIAGRLAALEKEKFLFGALNPKAETGVARSIRQLSIRITDVCNLRCHTCGQWGDQGFLHGQNLKDLKKSEVSKERYLQLLDDLAAHGHRPSVYLWGGEPTLYNGWLDIIERATELRMPTSIATNSTGVEKAVDRLVAAPMFLLQVSIDGHCAETHNAARPSAGGGNNFQSIQDALAAVNEAKKSRGAGLPLVAALTTISSANVHHLVDIYEAYKDRVDLFVYYLSWWIDEKSAKAHDEDFARRFGFTPKLHWGWVGDWTIKDHETLDRQLTEVQRRSRPLNMPPVNIIPKITGLANLREYYNDHAATFGYDQCISIFQAVELDSNGDMSPCRDFHDYIVGNVKERTITDLWNCESYRRFRGSLFSEGLMPGCTRCCGLMGY from the coding sequence ATGTCCAAACGAAGCAGCGTGGCCCTCGGCACCATTCTCAAACAATCCGTCAAGATCGCCAGACACCCCTGGATCGCCGGACGGCTGGCGGCCCTGGAAAAGGAGAAATTCCTTTTCGGGGCGCTCAACCCCAAGGCCGAGACCGGGGTGGCCAGAAGCATCCGCCAGCTCTCCATCCGCATCACCGACGTGTGCAACCTGCGCTGCCATACCTGCGGGCAATGGGGCGACCAGGGCTTTTTGCACGGGCAAAATCTCAAGGATTTGAAGAAATCCGAGGTGAGCAAGGAGCGCTATCTCCAACTCCTGGACGACCTGGCCGCCCACGGCCACCGGCCCTCGGTCTACCTGTGGGGCGGCGAGCCCACCCTGTACAACGGCTGGCTGGACATCATCGAGCGGGCCACCGAACTGCGCATGCCCACCTCCATCGCCACCAACTCCACAGGCGTGGAGAAGGCCGTGGACCGGCTGGTGGCCGCGCCCATGTTCCTGCTTCAGGTGTCCATCGACGGCCACTGCGCCGAGACCCACAACGCGGCCCGGCCCTCGGCCGGGGGCGGCAACAACTTCCAGTCCATCCAGGACGCCCTGGCCGCCGTGAACGAGGCCAAAAAGTCCCGGGGCGCCGGCCTGCCCCTGGTGGCCGCCCTGACCACCATATCCAGCGCCAACGTCCATCATCTGGTGGACATCTACGAGGCCTACAAGGACCGCGTGGACCTGTTTGTCTATTACCTGTCCTGGTGGATCGACGAAAAAAGCGCCAAGGCCCACGACGAGGACTTCGCCCGGCGCTTCGGGTTCACCCCCAAGCTGCACTGGGGCTGGGTGGGCGACTGGACCATCAAGGACCACGAAACCCTGGATAGGCAGCTCACCGAGGTGCAGCGCCGCTCGCGGCCCCTGAACATGCCCCCGGTGAACATCATCCCCAAGATCACCGGCCTGGCGAACCTGCGGGAATACTACAACGACCACGCCGCCACCTTCGGCTACGACCAGTGCATCTCCATCTTCCAGGCCGTGGAACTCGACTCCAATGGCGATATGTCCCCCTGCCGCGATTTTCACGACTACATCGTGGGCAACGTCAAGGAGCGCACTATCACCGATCTGTGGAACTGCGAGTCCTACCGCCGCTTCCGGGGAAGCCTGTTCTCCGAGGGCCTCATGCCCGGCTGCACCCGGTGCTGCGGGCTTATGGGATATTGA
- a CDS encoding branched-chain amino acid ABC transporter permease, protein MQTLVAGILLGGLYALIGIGMTLILGVMKIINLTHGQLMMVAMYIAFWMFELFHIDPYLSLFIAPPLLFGLGMLLQKFLVNPVLKVESILPHNQVILTVGIGLVLQNLATIFFTSDYRSTPVSYASSAWYLSDLWKGTPVEISLSLPWTVSFCLSVLITLLLWFFLAKTDTGKSIRATAQDKDAAMLMGVNVSMMQVITFGLGAALVACAGCLFLPIYYLFPALGSQFTLIAFVITILGGLGSTIGAILGGLILGVFESMTATYVGMGWAPVGRFAIFVAALVFLPGGVASLLKSKKLTK, encoded by the coding sequence ATGCAAACGCTGGTCGCCGGGATCCTTCTCGGCGGCCTGTACGCGCTTATCGGCATCGGCATGACGCTCATATTGGGCGTCATGAAGATCATCAACCTGACGCACGGCCAGCTCATGATGGTGGCCATGTATATCGCCTTCTGGATGTTCGAGCTCTTTCACATCGACCCGTACCTCTCGCTGTTCATCGCCCCGCCGCTTCTGTTCGGGCTGGGCATGCTCCTGCAGAAATTTTTGGTCAATCCGGTGCTCAAGGTGGAGTCCATCCTGCCGCACAACCAAGTCATTCTCACGGTGGGCATCGGGTTGGTGCTGCAAAACCTGGCCACCATCTTCTTCACCTCGGACTACCGGTCCACCCCGGTGTCCTACGCCTCCAGCGCCTGGTACCTCAGCGACCTGTGGAAGGGCACGCCGGTGGAGATCTCCCTGTCCCTGCCCTGGACGGTCTCCTTCTGTCTCTCGGTGTTGATCACCCTGCTTTTGTGGTTCTTTCTGGCCAAAACGGACACGGGCAAGTCCATCCGGGCCACGGCCCAGGACAAGGACGCGGCCATGCTCATGGGGGTCAACGTGAGCATGATGCAGGTCATCACCTTCGGGCTGGGGGCGGCACTGGTGGCCTGCGCCGGATGCCTGTTTTTGCCCATCTACTACCTGTTCCCGGCGCTTGGGTCCCAGTTCACGCTCATCGCCTTCGTGATCACCATTCTGGGCGGGCTTGGCTCCACCATCGGCGCGATCCTCGGCGGCCTTATCCTGGGCGTCTTCGAGTCCATGACCGCCACCTACGTGGGCATGGGCTGGGCGCCGGTCGGGCGCTTCGCCATCTTCGTCGCGGCCCTGGTCTTTTTGCCCGGCGGCGTGGCGTCACTCCTTAAAAGCAAGAAGTTGACCAAATGA
- a CDS encoding branched-chain amino acid ABC transporter permease, translating into MKKLLPFLILGALAVLPLVGLNTYIMHIIILAVMWAVAGIAWNLLGGYCGQVSFGHAAFFGVGAYSAGLLTHHFGVSAWWGFLVCVPIVALIGLIMGLIVLRLRGPYFVLATLAIGEVMRITVENLTSLTNGTLGIMITRTWVEKTPYYYIILALAALSFAASKIIISSRWGYYFVAVREDQDAAESLGINTTLYKTIALTVSAVITGLAGAFYTTYMGYIDPQVVFSLGEISILIIMVVMVGGVATQWGPAVGAVIMVLLAEMIRSIPRLGTAYQTLFGILLIVIIIYLPNGLVGDFHKIRRIFRKGAA; encoded by the coding sequence ATGAAGAAGCTCCTCCCATTCCTCATCCTGGGAGCCCTCGCCGTGCTCCCTCTGGTCGGGCTCAATACGTATATCATGCACATCATCATCCTGGCCGTCATGTGGGCCGTGGCCGGGATCGCCTGGAACCTGCTGGGCGGCTATTGCGGGCAGGTCTCCTTCGGCCACGCGGCCTTTTTCGGCGTGGGCGCCTACAGCGCCGGGCTTTTGACCCATCACTTCGGCGTTTCCGCCTGGTGGGGCTTTCTGGTCTGCGTGCCCATCGTGGCCCTGATCGGGCTGATCATGGGGCTGATCGTGCTTCGGCTGCGCGGCCCCTACTTCGTGCTGGCCACCCTGGCCATCGGCGAGGTCATGCGCATCACCGTCGAGAACCTGACCAGCCTGACCAACGGCACCCTGGGCATCATGATCACCCGCACCTGGGTGGAAAAAACCCCCTACTACTACATCATCCTGGCCCTGGCCGCCCTGTCCTTCGCGGCCTCGAAGATCATCATCTCCTCGCGCTGGGGTTACTATTTCGTGGCCGTTCGCGAGGACCAGGACGCGGCAGAGTCGCTCGGGATCAACACCACCCTGTACAAGACCATCGCCCTGACCGTCAGCGCCGTGATCACCGGCCTGGCCGGGGCCTTCTACACCACCTATATGGGATACATCGACCCGCAGGTGGTGTTCAGCCTGGGCGAGATATCCATCCTGATCATCATGGTGGTCATGGTGGGCGGGGTGGCCACCCAATGGGGACCGGCCGTGGGCGCGGTGATCATGGTCCTTCTGGCGGAGATGATCCGCTCCATCCCCAGGCTCGGCACGGCCTATCAGACCCTCTTCGGCATCCTTTTGATCGTCATCATCATCTATCTGCCAAACGGTCTGGTTGGCGACTTTCACAAGATCCGGCGAATCTTCAGGAAAGGAGCGGCATAA
- a CDS encoding glycosyltransferase family 4 protein — protein MAERATADTPGPAAKNGPARVVLLLQDLYFGGTQRQALELARGLDPDRYRAEMWMLAAGRDCAPAAEALGIPLTWLSPSPVVGLDALRALWRELGRETPDIFVPLTAVPNVWGRIFGRLRRVPAILGTCRGGGAVGRQHERLLRRLAHHHVCNSRQLRDALVHGLGHPENRVAFIPNGVDTDHFTPPPPELAPVRDVILCLARMAADKDHETLLRAFEIVAREHGRAELWLVGDGPEAAGVARLVARHPFRDRIRAYPGAADPRPFYQQAKILVLSSVREGLPNVILEAMSMAVPVAATAVGGVPEVLLGRPGPAEPAVPPGEDDLRDGQSGLVAPPSDPAALARIVLRLLRDDALRERLGRAGRARAGAEYSLAAMVRAYQDLFDLLRRDARMGRPSEDG, from the coding sequence ATGGCCGAGCGCGCCACGGCGGACACGCCCGGGCCGGCCGCAAAAAACGGCCCGGCCCGGGTGGTCCTTTTGCTCCAGGACCTGTATTTCGGCGGCACCCAGCGCCAGGCCCTGGAACTGGCCCGGGGCCTTGATCCGGACCGGTATCGGGCGGAGATGTGGATGCTCGCGGCGGGCCGGGACTGCGCCCCGGCGGCCGAGGCCTTGGGCATCCCCCTGACGTGGCTCTCGCCGTCCCCGGTGGTCGGACTTGACGCCCTGCGCGCCCTGTGGCGCGAGCTTGGCCGGGAAACCCCGGACATTTTCGTGCCGCTGACCGCCGTGCCCAACGTCTGGGGGCGGATTTTCGGTCGCCTGCGCCGCGTCCCGGCCATCCTGGGCACCTGCCGGGGCGGCGGGGCCGTCGGCCGCCAGCACGAACGCCTCCTGCGCCGCCTGGCCCACCACCACGTGTGCAACTCCCGCCAGCTTCGCGACGCCCTGGTCCACGGCCTGGGGCATCCGGAAAACCGGGTCGCGTTTATCCCCAACGGCGTGGATACGGACCATTTCACCCCGCCCCCGCCCGAACTCGCGCCCGTGCGCGATGTGATCCTGTGCCTGGCCCGCATGGCCGCGGACAAGGATCACGAGACGCTTCTGCGGGCCTTCGAGATCGTGGCCCGGGAGCACGGCCGGGCCGAATTGTGGCTGGTCGGCGACGGCCCCGAGGCCGCCGGGGTGGCCCGGCTGGTGGCCAGACATCCCTTCCGGGACCGCATCCGGGCCTATCCCGGCGCGGCCGACCCCAGGCCCTTCTACCAGCAGGCCAAAATCCTGGTCCTGAGTTCCGTGCGCGAGGGCTTGCCCAACGTCATCCTGGAGGCTATGTCCATGGCCGTGCCCGTGGCCGCCACGGCCGTGGGCGGCGTCCCCGAGGTCCTTTTGGGCCGGCCCGGCCCGGCCGAGCCGGCTGTCCCGCCAGGGGAGGACGACCTTCGGGACGGGCAAAGCGGTCTGGTCGCTCCTCCCTCGGACCCGGCGGCACTGGCCCGGATTGTGCTGCGGCTTCTCCGGGACGATGCCTTGCGGGAACGCCTGGGACGGGCCGGCCGAGCCCGGGCCGGCGCGGAATATTCCCTGGCGGCCATGGTCCGGGCCTACCAGGACCTGTTCGATCTGCTCCGACGGGACGCCCGCATGGGGCGGCCGAGCGAGGATGGATGA
- a CDS encoding lytic murein transglycosylase: protein MRMLSKNAVLRGTVSLAAVTAGIVVCAACLFFLPARQTACAGQRDVWGPLLTRLEADGMDRAALAAYFSSPGVTFDPAIMAKKVDAMVRNRFEPVTVTQRTLEKSGYRKFLDPWTISKAGRYMSERRDVFVAAERTYGVPAEVLAAILLVETKLGDYLGDREAFGVLASMALCQDFELIRARLKTLKGSPERTAFAVQAAKEKGDWAYAELKALLAYAAAKKASPLTIPGSIYGAIGICQFMPTNALKFGVDADSDGTVDLFADKDAIHSVANYLRGHGWRTNQSEEERRAAIYSYNHSTLYVMAVLAVAEKLKSFRPAS, encoded by the coding sequence ATGCGGATGTTATCGAAAAACGCCGTCCTTCGTGGGACAGTCTCCCTGGCGGCCGTCACGGCCGGGATAGTCGTGTGCGCCGCCTGCCTGTTTTTTTTGCCCGCGCGCCAGACGGCCTGCGCCGGGCAGCGGGACGTCTGGGGGCCCCTTTTGACCCGGCTGGAGGCGGACGGGATGGACCGCGCCGCGCTGGCCGCCTATTTTTCGTCCCCGGGCGTGACCTTCGACCCGGCCATCATGGCCAAGAAGGTCGACGCCATGGTGCGAAACCGCTTCGAGCCGGTCACGGTGACCCAGCGCACCTTGGAGAAAAGCGGCTACCGCAAGTTTCTCGACCCCTGGACCATAAGCAAGGCCGGCCGGTACATGTCCGAAAGGCGGGATGTCTTTGTCGCCGCCGAGAGGACCTACGGGGTTCCGGCCGAGGTGTTGGCCGCCATACTCCTGGTCGAGACCAAGCTCGGGGATTATCTCGGGGACCGGGAGGCCTTCGGCGTCCTGGCCAGCATGGCCCTGTGCCAGGACTTCGAGCTTATCCGGGCCCGGCTCAAAACCCTCAAGGGTTCCCCCGAGAGAACGGCCTTCGCCGTACAGGCCGCCAAGGAAAAGGGGGACTGGGCCTATGCGGAACTCAAGGCCCTTCTGGCCTACGCCGCGGCGAAAAAGGCCTCGCCGCTGACCATTCCCGGCTCCATCTACGGGGCCATCGGCATCTGTCAGTTCATGCCCACCAACGCGCTGAAATTCGGGGTGGACGCGGACAGCGACGGCACGGTGGATCTTTTCGCCGACAAGGACGCCATCCACAGCGTGGCCAATTATCTGCGCGGCCACGGCTGGCGCACGAACCAGAGCGAGGAAGAGCGCCGGGCGGCCATTTACAGCTACAACCACAGCACCCTCTACGTCATGGCCGTCCTGGCCGTGGCCGAAAAACTCAAGTCCTTCCGTCCCGCCTCCTGA
- a CDS encoding flagellar brake protein, giving the protein MNVVLQFSRDGKRYSSKIVGVDPYNFIITKMPLAPGISKMLFPGEGITLKYECDGIIYGFDTEIVNFVLKPIPLLILAYPVSTEKIELRRYKRLPCLIPVHMENEYERNLAFMVDISQGGCRLVLDKNNSEGVLNVMTGDTLTIHPVVELFGADTVNAIVANAAQKDRNIIFGTAFQIEDPELSKRIVEFVERIAGILKGQKTA; this is encoded by the coding sequence ATGAACGTAGTACTTCAGTTTTCTCGTGACGGAAAGAGATATTCCAGTAAAATCGTCGGAGTGGATCCCTACAATTTCATCATTACCAAGATGCCCCTGGCTCCAGGGATCAGCAAGATGCTTTTCCCTGGCGAGGGGATCACTCTGAAATACGAATGCGACGGAATCATCTACGGATTCGATACCGAGATCGTCAATTTCGTGCTGAAGCCAATCCCCCTCCTGATTTTGGCCTACCCCGTGAGCACGGAAAAGATCGAGCTTCGCCGCTACAAACGGTTGCCCTGCCTGATCCCGGTGCACATGGAAAACGAGTACGAACGCAACCTGGCCTTCATGGTGGACATCAGCCAGGGCGGCTGCCGCCTGGTGCTGGACAAGAACAACTCCGAGGGTGTGCTCAACGTCATGACCGGGGACACGTTGACGATCCACCCTGTCGTGGAACTGTTCGGGGCGGACACCGTGAACGCGATCGTCGCCAACGCGGCGCAAAAGGATCGCAACATCATTTTCGGAACCGCCTTTCAAATCGAGGACCCGGAGTTGTCAAAGCGGATCGTCGAGTTCGTCGAACGGATAGCCGGTATTCTCAAGGGGCAGAAGACCGCGTAG
- a CDS encoding ABC transporter substrate-binding protein has protein sequence MRRWIALAAALCVSVMAATAFAQDTITLTVPLPLTGGQAKFGEIIKKSYDIALEEINAKGGVNGKKLVLAFEDSQGKPEVARSIAEKIIDVQKQPVLFAEYTSACAKAVAAVAEERKTPYLVIASAADEITQQNYKYVFRLNPTNAYYAEGLMGFLTDVVKPQSAAILYESSDFGTSGAEEMAKSCEAKGIKVLMKEKYEKGAVDFKPILSQVKAANPDVIYMVSYVMDAALLMRQIKELRIDAKLFAGGAAGFAIPEFIDNAKDAAEYVVTATLWSPQVPFPGAKEFAEKYKAAHGNYPSYHGALAYSSLFVIADALSRAKAMTSDDIRDALAATDMDTAFGHAKFENKNGYQNQNFAETLALQVINGKHETIWPEKFASAKYVYPLPKWRERK, from the coding sequence ATGAGGAGATGGATCGCCCTTGCCGCCGCACTCTGTGTGTCCGTCATGGCCGCAACGGCCTTCGCCCAGGACACGATCACCCTCACCGTGCCGCTGCCGCTCACCGGCGGCCAGGCCAAATTCGGTGAGATCATCAAGAAATCCTACGACATCGCCCTTGAAGAAATCAACGCCAAGGGCGGCGTGAACGGCAAAAAGCTGGTCCTGGCCTTTGAGGATTCCCAGGGCAAGCCCGAGGTCGCCCGGTCCATCGCCGAAAAGATCATCGATGTGCAGAAGCAGCCGGTGCTCTTCGCCGAGTACACCTCGGCCTGCGCCAAGGCCGTGGCCGCCGTGGCCGAGGAGCGCAAGACCCCGTATCTGGTCATCGCCTCCGCCGCCGACGAGATCACCCAGCAGAACTACAAGTACGTCTTTCGCTTGAACCCCACCAACGCCTATTACGCCGAGGGCCTGATGGGCTTTCTGACCGACGTGGTCAAGCCCCAGTCCGCGGCCATCCTGTACGAGTCCTCGGACTTCGGCACCTCCGGCGCGGAGGAGATGGCCAAGTCCTGCGAGGCCAAGGGCATCAAGGTGCTCATGAAGGAGAAGTACGAAAAGGGCGCGGTGGACTTCAAGCCCATCCTGTCCCAGGTCAAGGCCGCCAACCCCGACGTCATCTACATGGTGTCCTACGTCATGGACGCGGCCCTGCTCATGCGCCAGATCAAGGAACTGCGCATCGACGCCAAACTGTTCGCCGGCGGCGCGGCCGGGTTCGCCATTCCCGAATTCATCGACAACGCCAAGGACGCCGCGGAATACGTGGTCACGGCCACCCTGTGGTCGCCCCAGGTGCCCTTCCCCGGGGCCAAGGAGTTCGCCGAGAAGTACAAGGCCGCCCACGGCAACTATCCGTCCTACCACGGCGCCCTGGCCTATTCCTCGCTGTTCGTGATCGCCGACGCCCTGTCCCGGGCCAAGGCCATGACCTCCGACGACATCCGCGACGCCCTGGCGGCCACGGACATGGACACCGCCTTCGGCCACGCCAAGTTCGAGAACAAAAACGGCTACCAGAACCAGAACTTCGCCGAGACCCTGGCCCTGCAGGTCATAAACGGAAAGCACGAGACCATCTGGCCCGAGAAGTTCGCCAGCGCCAAGTACGTCTACCCCCTCCCGAAATGGCGCGAGCGGAAGTAG